One Pseudalkalibacillus hwajinpoensis genomic window carries:
- a CDS encoding F510_1955 family glycosylhydrolase — protein sequence MKTKWFPLIGTTILLISAGCQNDEETKTEENTEVVQVEEGEAKLVSLKESNLYGELQDKKIEHVHGIGYPGNRNELLIATHNGPLINYEDTWYEAKENKNDYMGFNAVSDGFYSSGHPGVGSDLLNPMGLIKSTDRGNTIEELGFQGESDFHYLTVGYESHAIYAVNQEKNSEMDIGVYFSEDAKEWEQVQLKGTPNQLSGIATHPVESNVLAITSPTGLYFSSNKGSSFERVSDEVAVSSVSFMGNQLVYAKENNRLVIQDLSMGDEKELPMPNDEIEMIDHIAVNPQNEKEIVFHTTNESIYRTTNLGEEWEQLVKKGKSLIKRG from the coding sequence TTGAAAACAAAATGGTTTCCTTTAATAGGAACAACAATCTTACTAATTAGTGCAGGATGTCAGAATGATGAGGAAACAAAAACGGAAGAAAACACTGAAGTAGTTCAAGTCGAAGAGGGAGAAGCAAAGCTTGTTTCATTAAAAGAGTCTAATTTATATGGGGAATTACAAGATAAAAAAATAGAACATGTTCATGGGATCGGATACCCTGGCAATCGCAATGAATTATTGATTGCGACTCACAATGGACCCCTCATCAATTATGAGGATACATGGTATGAAGCGAAAGAAAATAAAAATGATTACATGGGGTTTAATGCGGTATCTGATGGATTTTATAGTAGTGGCCATCCAGGAGTGGGATCAGACCTTCTAAACCCGATGGGGCTAATTAAAAGTACGGATAGAGGAAATACGATAGAAGAGCTAGGGTTCCAGGGAGAATCAGACTTCCATTACCTCACAGTAGGTTATGAGAGTCATGCTATCTATGCAGTGAATCAAGAAAAGAATAGTGAGATGGATATTGGAGTTTATTTTAGTGAAGATGCAAAAGAATGGGAACAAGTTCAGCTAAAAGGGACTCCTAATCAATTATCTGGAATAGCGACTCACCCCGTTGAATCAAACGTACTAGCAATAACATCTCCAACTGGTTTATATTTTTCAAGTAATAAGGGAAGTTCTTTTGAGCGTGTTTCTGATGAAGTAGCTGTAAGCTCAGTCTCATTTATGGGAAACCAACTTGTTTATGCTAAAGAAAATAACAGGTTAGTTATTCAAGATCTTAGTATGGGGGATGAGAAGGAGTTACCAATGCCAAATGATGAAATTGAAATGATCGATCATATCGCTGTGAATCCTCAAAATGAAAAAGAGATTGTTTTTCATACCACAAACGAATCGATTTATCGAACGACCAATCTAGGGGAAGAATGGGAACAACTCGTTAAAAAGGGGAAATCGCTGATTAAGCGGGGCTGA
- a CDS encoding YdhK family protein: MKKNISAIAFTLFILSLFLVACGNNENMNEGTNTGSSNMDSDSGESMDSMNHAESSDIPEGLKEANNPTYEVGSNAIITANHMKGMDGAEATIKGAYQTTAYVISYTPTSGGEKVDNHKWVIQEEIEEAGGENLEEGMEVTITASHMEGMNGAKAIIDSENSTTVYMVDYMPTTGGEEVTNHKWVTESELTVK; the protein is encoded by the coding sequence ATGAAGAAGAATATAAGCGCAATAGCCTTTACACTTTTTATACTCTCATTATTTTTGGTTGCATGCGGTAATAATGAAAACATGAATGAGGGTACAAATACGGGATCTTCAAACATGGATTCTGATTCAGGAGAAAGTATGGACAGCATGAATCATGCAGAGTCTAGTGACATTCCAGAAGGCTTAAAGGAAGCAAACAACCCAACATATGAAGTTGGTAGTAATGCCATCATCACAGCAAATCATATGAAAGGGATGGACGGTGCTGAGGCTACGATCAAAGGTGCTTATCAAACGACAGCATATGTGATTTCGTATACACCTACTTCCGGTGGTGAAAAAGTAGATAACCACAAGTGGGTCATACAAGAGGAAATAGAAGAAGCTGGCGGTGAAAATTTAGAAGAAGGAATGGAAGTTACCATTACGGCTTCACACATGGAGGGTATGAACGGAGCTAAAGCCATCATCGATTCGGAAAATTCTACCACTGTCTATATGGTAGATTATATGCCTACTACAGGTGGAGAGGAAGTAACCAATCATAAATGGGTTACAGAATCTGAACTAACCGTTAAATAG
- a CDS encoding multicopper oxidase family protein, whose protein sequence is MKRKVIGSILIVTLLVIGGAVFLNSPFYSSGGSTLPEGVTQGETSILEVNAQGPEDRPVKTFNLIAEETEWDISEGKKVNAWTYNGTVPGEPLRVTEGDFIRINLKNELDVPVTIHWHGMLLPNKMDGVPGLTQDAVQPGESFTYEFIANDAGTYWYHSHQHSSKQVDKGLYGSLVIEEKQKEYEKEEFFILDEWAVNQEKRDITNMGGMMKGAMSGNGEADTEQMYDTFTVNGKAGQAVEPLVMKEGETARLRFVNAGYQQHQLVFPENAMKVIEVDGEKVKNSGGTSNVLEIAPGERIDVEYTRQSSKATIIKENSNRENADDMVIPVVSSEEDASVPSNQSISSSGSDVATGTSFGSEEVIFEEVPEPDVTYNMDLNMGMDMGEGVAFQINDQVFPDTPPIDVKEGDIVKVKITNTGNMNHPMHLHGHRFQVASKNGNKYDAPRVKDLIHVKPGEEYTIYFKADNKGEWLFHCHDNNHAARGMVTIVDYKGVYSPFELSGEHNNQPN, encoded by the coding sequence ATGAAGCGAAAAGTAATCGGATCAATCTTAATCGTCACTCTACTCGTTATTGGTGGAGCGGTCTTTCTCAACTCTCCTTTCTATAGTAGTGGAGGTTCAACCTTACCTGAGGGGGTTACACAAGGGGAGACGAGTATTCTAGAAGTGAATGCACAGGGGCCAGAGGATCGACCTGTAAAGACGTTCAACCTAATTGCAGAGGAGACTGAATGGGACATCAGTGAAGGTAAGAAAGTCAATGCGTGGACGTACAACGGGACGGTGCCTGGGGAACCTTTGCGTGTTACAGAAGGAGATTTCATTCGAATTAATTTAAAGAACGAATTGGATGTGCCAGTCACAATTCACTGGCACGGGATGTTACTGCCAAATAAAATGGATGGTGTTCCAGGGCTCACACAGGATGCTGTACAACCAGGAGAGTCATTCACATATGAATTTATTGCCAATGATGCGGGAACATACTGGTATCATTCGCACCAGCATAGTTCTAAACAGGTGGATAAAGGTCTATATGGTTCACTAGTGATTGAAGAGAAGCAAAAAGAATATGAAAAAGAGGAGTTTTTCATCCTTGATGAATGGGCCGTCAACCAGGAGAAAAGAGACATCACGAATATGGGTGGCATGATGAAGGGCGCTATGTCAGGGAACGGCGAAGCTGATACCGAACAGATGTATGATACCTTTACAGTGAACGGAAAAGCGGGACAGGCCGTTGAACCACTTGTTATGAAAGAAGGAGAAACGGCAAGATTGCGCTTCGTCAACGCAGGTTACCAGCAACATCAATTGGTGTTCCCTGAAAATGCAATGAAAGTGATCGAAGTTGATGGTGAAAAGGTTAAGAATTCAGGTGGTACCTCGAACGTACTAGAAATCGCGCCTGGCGAACGGATCGATGTAGAATACACAAGACAGAGTAGTAAAGCTACAATAATTAAAGAGAACTCTAATCGAGAAAATGCAGATGATATGGTAATCCCTGTTGTCTCCAGTGAAGAGGATGCTTCTGTTCCAAGCAATCAATCGATTTCATCCTCTGGCTCTGATGTTGCAACTGGCACTTCATTTGGAAGTGAAGAGGTGATTTTTGAAGAAGTACCTGAACCTGACGTCACGTATAATATGGACTTGAACATGGGAATGGACATGGGGGAAGGTGTAGCTTTTCAAATTAATGATCAGGTCTTTCCGGATACCCCTCCTATCGACGTGAAAGAGGGAGATATCGTTAAGGTGAAAATAACGAATACAGGAAATATGAATCATCCCATGCATTTACACGGCCATCGATTCCAGGTAGCCTCAAAAAATGGCAACAAATATGATGCACCGCGTGTAAAGGATTTAATCCACGTTAAGCCAGGAGAAGAATACACAATCTACTTCAAAGCTGATAACAAAGGAGAATGGTTGTTTCACTGTCATGATAACAACCACGCTGCTCGTGGAATGGTAACAATCGTAGATTACAAAGGTGTCTATTCACCTTTCGAGCTTAGTGGAGAGCACAATAACCAGCCAAATTAA
- a CDS encoding SHOCT domain-containing protein has translation MMNGGGMGGMGGGFFGFGFLFILIIITIIVVVFWMRNPGSSSKSSSTNSAETLKERLAKGEITEEEYDRLKRKLNS, from the coding sequence ATGATGAACGGTGGCGGAATGGGTGGAATGGGAGGTGGCTTCTTTGGTTTTGGCTTCCTTTTTATTCTTATCATTATTACAATAATCGTTGTCGTTTTTTGGATGAGGAATCCGGGATCAAGTAGTAAGTCTTCTTCAACTAATTCTGCGGAAACGTTAAAAGAACGTCTCGCGAAAGGTGAAATTACAGAAGAAGAATATGACCGGTTAAAAAGGAAACTTAATAGCTAA
- a CDS encoding sulfite exporter TauE/SafE family protein: protein MEYSIYFLTVIFLIGFVGSFVSGMVGIGGSIIKYPMLLYIPALLGLSAFTAHEVAGISAVQVLFATIGGVWAYRKGGYLNKTLIIYMGISILIGSFIGGFGSKFMTDGGVNLVYGILATIAAIMMFIPKKDNDDMPMDQVTFNKWLAAFFAFLVGIGAGIVGAAGAFILVPIMLLVLKIPTRMTIASSLAITFISSIGSTAGKVFTGQVLFIPAVVMIVASLIASPLGANFGKKVNTKILQIILALLILGTAIKIWIELLG, encoded by the coding sequence ATGGAATATAGTATTTATTTCTTAACCGTCATCTTTCTAATCGGCTTTGTCGGTTCCTTCGTATCTGGAATGGTAGGAATTGGTGGATCGATTATCAAGTACCCTATGCTGCTCTATATCCCGGCATTATTAGGACTTTCCGCCTTCACTGCCCATGAAGTGGCAGGTATTAGTGCAGTCCAAGTCCTGTTTGCTACAATTGGTGGTGTATGGGCATATCGAAAAGGCGGTTATTTAAACAAAACATTGATCATCTACATGGGGATTAGCATTTTGATCGGTAGCTTTATCGGTGGATTTGGCTCAAAATTCATGACAGATGGTGGCGTAAATCTCGTCTATGGCATACTTGCTACCATTGCTGCGATCATGATGTTTATTCCTAAGAAAGATAATGATGATATGCCGATGGATCAAGTAACCTTTAACAAATGGTTAGCAGCTTTTTTTGCATTTCTAGTCGGTATCGGAGCTGGAATTGTTGGGGCAGCAGGTGCTTTTATTCTTGTCCCAATCATGCTGTTAGTTTTAAAAATCCCAACTCGTATGACGATCGCATCATCACTTGCAATAACATTTATTTCTTCCATAGGTTCGACGGCAGGTAAAGTCTTTACTGGACAGGTATTGTTTATTCCTGCAGTGGTCATGATCGTAGCAAGCTTAATTGCTTCTCCATTAGGAGCGAACTTCGGGAAGAAAGTAAATACGAAAATTCTCCAGATTATTTTAGCACTATTGATTTTGGGAACCGCGATCAAAATCTGGATAGAGCTTTTAGGATAA
- a CDS encoding sulfurtransferase TusA family protein: MESTKVLDAKGLACPMPIVKTKKSIQELNSGEVLEVHATDKGAKSDIAAWVKSGGHELLQDTEEDGILKFWIKKA, from the coding sequence ATGGAATCAACTAAAGTATTAGACGCAAAAGGACTGGCATGCCCTATGCCGATCGTTAAAACTAAGAAATCAATTCAGGAATTGAACTCAGGAGAAGTATTAGAGGTTCATGCGACAGACAAAGGTGCAAAAAGTGATATTGCAGCTTGGGTGAAATCTGGAGGCCATGAACTACTACAAGATACAGAAGAAGATGGAATACTAAAATTCTGGATTAAAAAAGCATAA
- a CDS encoding MBL fold metallo-hydrolase has product MSVKTITTNEIAKKVVNNEETTILDVRNTDEFDDWKIEGGKVDVINEPYFNLLDGIEDVEDKLGKNQEIIVVCAKGGSSQMVAEMFDEAGFTDVYSLEGGMKAWSEHLEPTKIADLTGGGSLYQFVRLGKGCLSYFIESDGEAAIVDANRMIGNYEKFAEEKGVQIKHLIDTHLHADHISGGRSLAEKAGGTYNLPPKDATEVTFEYHPLEEGNDIVVGNTTMKVQPLYSPGHTIGSTSLIIDDQYLLTGDILFVESIGRPDLAGKAEDWVRDLRNTLYKRYKELSDDLIVLPAHFSFSSELGEGGQVSARLGDLYEKNAGLRVEDEEKFRSMVTDNLPPQPNAYEKIRKTNMGKVTPDNEEQRDMEIGPNRCAVHG; this is encoded by the coding sequence TTGTCTGTTAAGACGATTACAACAAATGAAATAGCAAAAAAGGTTGTCAATAACGAAGAAACAACAATACTAGATGTTCGAAACACTGATGAATTTGATGATTGGAAAATTGAAGGTGGAAAAGTAGATGTTATTAATGAACCGTACTTTAATTTACTAGATGGAATTGAAGATGTAGAAGATAAACTTGGTAAGAATCAGGAAATAATCGTCGTCTGTGCAAAGGGCGGCTCCTCACAAATGGTAGCAGAAATGTTCGATGAAGCTGGTTTTACAGATGTTTATTCCCTTGAAGGCGGAATGAAAGCATGGAGTGAACATTTAGAGCCGACAAAAATCGCAGATCTTACTGGCGGTGGAAGCCTATATCAATTCGTACGCCTAGGAAAAGGGTGTCTATCGTACTTTATTGAATCTGATGGCGAAGCTGCGATTGTCGATGCCAACAGAATGATTGGTAATTATGAAAAATTCGCTGAAGAAAAGGGTGTGCAAATCAAGCACTTGATCGATACCCACCTTCATGCTGATCATATCTCAGGTGGACGTAGTTTGGCAGAAAAAGCTGGTGGAACATACAATCTTCCTCCAAAGGATGCTACAGAAGTGACGTTTGAATATCATCCACTTGAAGAAGGTAACGATATAGTTGTGGGAAATACGACTATGAAAGTTCAGCCATTGTACTCACCTGGTCACACAATTGGAAGTACGTCGCTCATTATCGATGATCAGTATCTTCTAACAGGAGACATTCTATTTGTTGAGTCCATTGGACGACCTGACCTTGCAGGTAAAGCAGAAGACTGGGTAAGAGATTTACGTAACACGTTATATAAACGTTATAAAGAGCTTTCAGATGACTTGATCGTATTACCTGCACACTTCTCATTCTCTAGTGAATTAGGTGAAGGTGGACAAGTATCTGCACGTTTAGGAGATCTTTATGAGAAGAACGCAGGTCTTCGGGTTGAGGATGAAGAGAAGTTCAGAAGTATGGTGACGGACAACCTTCCACCGCAACCTAATGCTTATGAAAAAATCAGAAAAACGAACATGGGGAAAGTAACCCCTGATAATGAAGAACAGAGAGACATGGAAATTGGGCCAAACCGCTGTGCGGTTCACGGATAA
- a CDS encoding DsrE/DsrF/DrsH-like family protein, with amino-acid sequence MANTKVAIIASNGSLFDAYKVLNVATAAAASDAAVGIFFTFEGLNLIHKEGHKNLPIPEGKEHFQEGFEKTNVPSIEELIGVAQELDIKLIACQMTMDVMGLEKEEFVDGIEVGGAASYIDYAKDANISLTF; translated from the coding sequence ATGGCTAATACAAAAGTAGCAATTATCGCATCGAACGGAAGTCTCTTTGACGCGTATAAAGTATTAAATGTGGCAACAGCTGCAGCAGCTTCTGATGCAGCTGTTGGTATCTTTTTTACATTTGAAGGTCTTAATTTAATTCATAAAGAAGGACACAAAAACTTACCAATTCCTGAAGGAAAAGAGCACTTCCAGGAAGGGTTTGAAAAAACAAACGTACCTTCAATCGAAGAGCTTATTGGTGTTGCACAGGAGTTAGATATTAAATTAATCGCTTGTCAGATGACAATGGACGTTATGGGGCTTGAAAAAGAAGAATTCGTTGATGGAATTGAAGTAGGCGGCGCAGCCTCATACATTGACTATGCGAAAGATGCTAATATCTCTTTAACATTCTAA
- a CDS encoding sulfurtransferase TusA family protein — MSVVANETLDAKGLACPMPIVKTKKAMKNLGPGLVIEVQATDKGSTADIKAWSESTGHHYLGTVEDGEVLKHYIRKASEGETSEEKKHEDVLDLDGLRNKIDGEENISILDVREPAEYAFGHIPGAVNIPLGELEERYEELNKGDEIHVICRTGNRSDLAAQKLSEKGYKNVKNIVPGMSEWQGPTKKNN, encoded by the coding sequence ATGAGTGTTGTTGCAAATGAAACATTGGACGCAAAAGGGTTGGCTTGTCCGATGCCAATTGTAAAAACAAAAAAAGCAATGAAAAATTTGGGTCCAGGTCTAGTTATTGAAGTTCAAGCAACTGATAAAGGATCAACTGCAGACATTAAAGCATGGTCCGAATCCACAGGACATCACTATTTAGGGACTGTGGAAGATGGAGAAGTATTGAAGCACTATATAAGAAAAGCAAGTGAAGGAGAAACGTCTGAAGAAAAAAAACATGAAGATGTTCTTGATTTAGATGGTCTTCGCAACAAGATAGATGGAGAAGAAAACATTTCGATCCTAGATGTACGTGAACCGGCTGAATATGCATTCGGACATATCCCAGGAGCAGTTAATATACCCCTCGGGGAATTAGAAGAACGTTATGAAGAACTAAACAAAGGTGATGAGATCCACGTTATTTGCCGTACAGGTAACCGTAGTGATTTAGCTGCGCAAAAGTTAAGTGAAAAAGGCTATAAAAACGTGAAGAATATTGTGCCAGGGATGTCTGAGTGGCAGGGACCTACAAAGAAAAATAACTAA
- a CDS encoding rhodanese-like domain-containing protein — protein MKEIKPDEVAKKVNSNESVSIIDVREDEEVAQGKISGATHIPLSELPDRLDEINQSIEHIMVCRSGGRSGKAYQLLDEQGYNVRNMTGGMLEWKDEVDK, from the coding sequence ATGAAGGAAATTAAACCAGATGAAGTAGCAAAGAAAGTAAATAGTAATGAGAGTGTAAGTATCATTGATGTGCGTGAGGACGAAGAAGTGGCTCAGGGTAAGATTTCTGGCGCAACTCATATTCCTTTAAGTGAATTACCAGATCGTCTTGATGAAATCAATCAATCAATAGAACATATCATGGTTTGCCGTTCAGGTGGACGAAGCGGAAAAGCATACCAATTATTAGATGAACAAGGCTACAACGTCCGGAATATGACAGGCGGCATGCTTGAATGGAAAGATGAAGTCGATAAATAA
- a CDS encoding ATP-binding protein: protein MYRWSGQTIPREAKEKIFERLYRVDSSRGRGYSGGTGLGLAISKEIIEHNKGEIGVKLEGNCHTFTFSLPVCK from the coding sequence ATCTATCGGTGGTCCGGACAAACAATTCCAAGAGAAGCAAAAGAAAAAATATTCGAGAGATTATATCGTGTAGATTCTTCACGTGGAAGGGGTTATTCAGGGGGAACAGGACTTGGACTCGCTATATCAAAAGAAATCATTGAACACAATAAAGGTGAAATTGGCGTTAAGTTAGAAGGGAATTGTCACACTTTCACGTTCTCATTACCTGTTTGTAAATAA
- a CDS encoding HAMP domain-containing histidine kinase codes for MDQKMYQSLHNESERLIHMVEQLEQLKEWDYFTQQTYSEKEPMDMQFLVEQSVGMFRWSLKNAGIKVEIQAESGIVNVYNEGIPQVMNNLLDNAIRYYEGTGPIRVKGEIEKGSNMLSIGGPDKQFQEKQKKKYSRDYIV; via the coding sequence GTGGATCAAAAAATGTATCAATCCCTTCATAATGAATCAGAACGACTTATTCACATGGTTGAACAGCTTGAACAATTGAAGGAATGGGATTATTTCACTCAACAAACATACTCTGAGAAAGAACCTATGGATATGCAATTTCTAGTAGAGCAATCTGTTGGGATGTTTCGTTGGTCATTAAAGAATGCAGGAATTAAAGTGGAAATTCAAGCCGAATCAGGAATAGTTAATGTTTATAATGAGGGTATCCCACAAGTGATGAATAACTTGCTTGACAATGCTATTAGGTATTATGAAGGAACAGGACCAATAAGGGTAAAAGGGGAAATAGAAAAAGGAAGCAATATGTTATCTATCGGTGGTCCGGACAAACAATTCCAAGAGAAGCAAAAGAAAAAATATTCGAGAGATTATATCGTGTAG
- a CDS encoding HAMP domain-containing protein produces the protein MIESTKRMKEGQYPRPIQVNSKDEVGQLISHFNDLVKQLKDTQQHREELILDLSHEFRTPLTNLKGYLGALKDGVISGSKNVSIPS, from the coding sequence TTGATAGAATCTACTAAAAGAATGAAAGAAGGTCAATATCCCAGACCTATTCAAGTGAATTCTAAGGATGAGGTGGGACAATTGATCAGTCATTTTAATGACTTAGTGAAACAATTAAAAGATACACAACAACATAGGGAAGAATTGATTTTAGATTTATCTCACGAATTTCGTACACCATTAACCAATCTAAAGGGCTACCTGGGTGCTTTAAAAGATGGTGTGATAAGTGGATCAAAAAATGTATCAATCCCTTCATAA
- a CDS encoding MFS transporter, giving the protein MYRKVLVVVSISQIFGGAGLAAGITVGALLAQQMLGNDTFAGVPAALFTLGSAGAALIVGRLSQRYGRRTGLATGFIVGGLGSIGIVFAAVLNSVILLFASLLVYGAGTATNLQARYAGTDLANQKQRATAISITMVMTTFGAVAGPNLVDVMGGIALFIGVPALAGPFILSAIAYILAGLVLFIMLRPDPLVIANKIAVYNQENEYEIDLDSIDKTLNKRGLTIGATVMVLTQIVMVAIMTMTPVHMGNQGHGLSEVGIVIGFHIGAMYLPSLITGVLVDKIGRIAMSIASGITLLFAGLLAALAPSDSVVLLVIALSLLGLGWNFGLISGTAQVVDSTMPATRAKTQGTLDVFIALAGASGGALSGMVVANTSFTTLSLGGGLLSLVLIPVVIWSRRS; this is encoded by the coding sequence ATGTATAGAAAAGTATTAGTTGTTGTGAGTATATCGCAAATTTTTGGAGGGGCTGGCCTGGCAGCAGGTATTACTGTAGGGGCCCTTTTAGCTCAACAAATGCTTGGTAATGACACTTTTGCAGGGGTACCTGCAGCTTTATTTACTTTAGGGTCTGCAGGTGCAGCTTTAATCGTAGGAAGACTTTCACAACGATATGGACGTCGAACAGGTCTAGCAACGGGTTTTATTGTAGGGGGACTTGGTTCAATTGGAATTGTTTTTGCAGCCGTGTTGAATAGTGTAATACTGTTATTTGCTTCTTTGTTGGTCTACGGTGCAGGTACAGCTACAAATTTACAAGCTCGTTACGCAGGCACTGACTTAGCTAATCAGAAACAACGAGCAACTGCTATAAGCATTACGATGGTTATGACCACATTTGGGGCCGTTGCAGGTCCGAATCTAGTAGATGTTATGGGGGGAATTGCGCTTTTCATTGGTGTTCCGGCACTTGCAGGTCCATTTATTTTATCTGCTATAGCATATATCCTAGCCGGTCTGGTACTTTTTATTATGTTGCGTCCAGATCCACTAGTTATTGCAAACAAGATAGCAGTATATAATCAAGAAAATGAGTATGAAATTGATTTGGATTCTATTGATAAAACATTAAACAAAAGAGGACTTACGATCGGTGCTACAGTCATGGTTCTAACCCAAATTGTTATGGTCGCAATAATGACCATGACACCTGTCCATATGGGAAATCAAGGTCATGGCTTATCTGAAGTCGGAATTGTTATAGGTTTTCATATAGGCGCAATGTATCTCCCTTCACTTATAACAGGAGTCCTCGTTGATAAAATAGGACGAATAGCCATGAGTATAGCTTCAGGTATTACATTGTTATTTGCTGGTTTATTAGCAGCATTAGCACCAAGTGATTCTGTCGTTCTATTAGTAATCGCTCTTTCTTTACTTGGATTAGGGTGGAATTTTGGATTGATCAGCGGCACTGCTCAAGTTGTTGATTCGACAATGCCTGCCACTCGTGCGAAAACTCAAGGAACACTTGATGTTTTTATTGCATTAGCAGGTGCTTCCGGAGGTGCTCTTTCGGGAATGGTAGTAGCGAATACAAGTTTCACTACATTATCTTTAGGTGGCGGGCTTTTATCATTAGTTCTTATACCTGTTGTGATTTGGTCTCGCCGCAGTTAG
- a CDS encoding ArsR/SmtB family transcription factor, which translates to MNARSFKDTIYNEFARIGKVLSSPKRLELLDLLSQSPKSVEVLSKETKMSMANTSKHLQALLEARLVIYKKNKNFVIYQLANPKVTDLLFSIKSIAEEQIADVNLLRKDFIMRGDELETLELEDWAECKEEESHVLIDVRPKAEYLNGHLDGAISIPMEELNDYIRDLPKNKKVIAYCRGPYCVYATEAVEYLKAEGFEAARLEAGIHEWNLYKENLTH; encoded by the coding sequence ATGAATGCAAGATCATTTAAAGATACCATCTATAACGAATTCGCTCGGATTGGTAAGGTTTTATCTAGCCCTAAACGATTAGAACTGCTCGATTTACTCTCTCAATCACCGAAATCCGTCGAAGTTTTATCTAAAGAAACAAAAATGTCTATGGCCAATACATCTAAACACTTACAGGCATTACTGGAAGCTCGTTTAGTGATTTACAAAAAAAATAAAAATTTTGTCATTTATCAACTCGCAAACCCTAAGGTAACGGACCTTCTATTCTCTATAAAATCCATTGCTGAAGAACAAATTGCTGATGTCAACCTTCTACGCAAAGACTTTATTATGAGAGGCGATGAATTAGAAACGTTGGAGCTGGAAGATTGGGCAGAATGTAAGGAAGAGGAAAGCCACGTTTTAATTGATGTCCGACCAAAAGCAGAATATTTAAATGGACATTTAGATGGAGCGATTTCCATCCCTATGGAAGAGCTAAATGATTATATACGTGACCTTCCAAAGAATAAGAAAGTAATTGCTTATTGCCGTGGCCCATACTGTGTCTATGCAACAGAAGCCGTTGAGTATTTGAAAGCAGAAGGCTTTGAAGCAGCACGTTTGGAAGCAGGTATTCATGAATGGAACCTGTATAAAGAAAATTTAACACACTAA
- a CDS encoding MBL fold metallo-hydrolase, with translation MEEAKRLGMNIEYVIDTHLHADHISGGRSLAQKSGAKYILHGSADTDYDFTAVEDGEELMAGNTKLTFLHTPGHTPEHLSTLVTDTTRGDDPWFVLTGHTLMVGDAGRTELASSLEEGAANLYESLEKITSLDDHIELYPCAFSGSVCGRKLSGKPASTVGFEKRFNHALQIKNKDEFINHMTKDVPPQPENFKETRKTNQGK, from the coding sequence ATGGAAGAAGCTAAACGTTTAGGAATGAATATTGAGTATGTCATTGATACTCACCTTCATGCCGATCACATCTCAGGAGGACGTTCTTTAGCGCAAAAAAGTGGAGCAAAGTATATTCTCCACGGTTCTGCTGATACCGATTATGACTTTACTGCTGTAGAAGATGGTGAAGAACTTATGGCAGGGAACACGAAATTAACTTTCTTACACACACCCGGTCACACACCTGAACATCTATCTACTCTCGTTACAGATACGACGAGAGGTGATGATCCGTGGTTTGTATTAACAGGTCACACATTAATGGTAGGAGATGCTGGGCGTACGGAACTGGCCTCTTCTCTTGAAGAAGGTGCAGCGAATCTTTATGAAAGTCTTGAAAAGATTACGAGTCTAGATGATCATATCGAGCTTTATCCATGCGCGTTTTCAGGTTCCGTATGCGGGCGCAAGTTAAGCGGAAAACCTGCCTCAACCGTTGGGTTTGAAAAACGCTTTAACCACGCTTTACAAATAAAAAACAAAGATGAATTTATCAACCATATGACCAAGGACGTGCCTCCTCAACCAGAAAACTTTAAGGAGACACGTAAAACAAATCAAGGAAAATAA